From Parasphaerochaeta coccoides DSM 17374, a single genomic window includes:
- the rsmH gene encoding 16S rRNA (cytosine(1402)-N(4))-methyltransferase RsmH, whose translation MSEYVHQPVLAEEVLDALVIPLDVPALMIDCTTGEGGHTGMMLERHPNLTVIGLDRDEAIQKKARTRLESYGGRFIPTLTWFDDFLTTYEGTAPDAILFDLGISMFHYVESGRGFSFQKPEPLDMRLDAQDAISVADIVNTYEERRLADIIYAYGEERHSRKIAAAICRARAEERLTYSDRLAELIKSAVPPAYRFGRIHPATKTFQALRIEVNHELDRIKPAIEAALKIIRPGGRIAVITFHSLEDRKVKWIFKEAAWDTEETREKKTASTFPPFAIITKKPIVPSEDECRRNPAARSAKLRVIEKAGDYENG comes from the coding sequence ATGAGCGAATATGTCCATCAACCCGTCCTTGCGGAAGAAGTCTTGGACGCCCTTGTCATTCCTTTGGATGTTCCTGCCTTGATGATTGACTGCACTACAGGAGAAGGCGGGCATACAGGCATGATGCTTGAGCGGCATCCGAACTTGACTGTCATCGGCCTTGACAGGGATGAAGCAATCCAGAAAAAAGCCCGTACCCGGCTTGAGTCATATGGCGGACGTTTCATTCCGACTCTGACATGGTTCGATGACTTCCTGACGACATATGAAGGCACTGCTCCAGATGCCATTCTGTTTGACCTTGGTATTTCAATGTTTCATTACGTTGAGTCGGGCAGGGGGTTCTCTTTCCAGAAACCGGAGCCGCTGGACATGCGTCTGGATGCGCAGGATGCTATTTCAGTCGCGGATATCGTCAATACATATGAAGAAAGACGGTTGGCGGACATAATTTATGCTTACGGGGAAGAACGTCATTCCCGAAAGATTGCCGCAGCCATCTGCCGTGCCCGCGCTGAAGAACGCCTGACATACAGTGACCGGCTGGCCGAACTGATTAAATCCGCCGTGCCGCCGGCATACAGATTTGGGCGGATACACCCCGCCACAAAAACCTTCCAGGCTTTGCGCATAGAAGTGAACCATGAGCTTGATAGAATCAAGCCAGCGATTGAAGCTGCCTTGAAGATAATACGTCCAGGAGGAAGGATAGCCGTCATCACCTTTCATTCCTTGGAAGACCGCAAAGTGAAATGGATCTTCAAGGAAGCAGCTTGGGATACGGAGGAAACCAGGGAAAAGAAGACGGCAAGCACGTTCCCACCGTTTGCCATCATCACGAAGAAACCCATTGTCCCTTCAGAGGATGAATGCAGGAGAAATCCTGCCGCAAGAAGCGCAAAACTGCGCGTCATTGAGAAAGCAGGAGATTATGAAAATGGATAA
- the mraZ gene encoding division/cell wall cluster transcriptional repressor MraZ — protein sequence MLLTGEYRNTLDEKGRILIPSKLRAAIAGDTLIVTRGVENCLWLLLPEHFESLRRRIMDGPGAMFDNKLRLLQHFIIARAQECEIDKAGRINIPAILRESVQLTVREESVILGVSSYLELWNVKNYEAYFSMSEQDFAAASQALSEDLREDARRKE from the coding sequence ATGTTGCTGACAGGTGAGTACAGGAACACCCTCGATGAAAAGGGCCGGATACTCATTCCTTCCAAGTTGCGTGCCGCTATTGCTGGCGATACGCTCATTGTCACGCGCGGCGTGGAGAACTGTCTGTGGCTTCTTCTTCCTGAACACTTCGAATCATTGAGACGCCGCATCATGGACGGACCGGGAGCCATGTTCGACAACAAGCTACGCCTCTTACAACATTTCATCATTGCGCGAGCTCAGGAATGTGAGATTGACAAGGCAGGAAGGATAAACATTCCAGCCATCCTAAGAGAGAGCGTACAACTGACTGTCAGAGAAGAATCGGTAATCCTGGGTGTCAGCAGTTATCTGGAACTCTGGAATGTAAAGAACTATGAAGCATATTTCAGCATGAGCGAACAGGACTTCGCGGCAGCTTCCCAGGCTTTAAGCGAGGATCTTCGTGAAGACGCAAGGAGGAAGGAATGA
- a CDS encoding glycoside hydrolase family 57 protein has protein sequence MKKNHVHFILQAHLPFVRHLEYTRFLEEDWLFESIVESYLPLLRAFRRLRADGVPFKVTVSLSPTLCAMLDDEPLRQRFLSYVEIHRELGRKEIERCEAEQPECLPLARMYSDIYEQTYSDYTALYQYDVLEGFRNLEESGHLDIITTAATHAYLPLYAEFPTAIYAQVETAIQSYIRHFKKSPKGFWLPECGYVPGFEEYLRRQGISWFPIAASSLALADTPAFRGMFSPVMTPGNVAAFPLNYHLTNLVWSNEEGYPGDPDYREFYRDIGYDLPLDYIRPYIHEPDVRVFTGFKYCAVTGHTDQKKTYVPQKAHEKAQMHADNFLYEIRRTGQNIDSLIDVEPSHTIAFDAELFGHWWFEGVDWLEAVIRKSASCPDIVFDSPMDVLGSSMEDSLQTLTPGFSSWGTGGYSTVWLNGKNSWMYRHIHMAIKRMEEMAVRFPDQTSLRQRCLNQAARELLLAMASDWPFIIHNKTSVEYPEKRVREHLENFTAVYDNMARNAVNTEWLIKAEERDNIFPDMDYNIFIPSQQ, from the coding sequence ATGAAAAAGAACCATGTCCATTTCATCCTACAGGCACATCTTCCGTTTGTCCGGCATCTTGAATACACAAGGTTCCTTGAAGAAGACTGGTTGTTCGAGTCAATCGTGGAATCCTACCTTCCCTTGCTTCGTGCATTCCGGCGTCTTCGCGCGGATGGCGTACCTTTCAAGGTGACGGTCAGTCTTTCTCCGACTTTGTGCGCCATGCTCGACGACGAACCTCTCCGCCAGAGATTTCTTTCGTATGTTGAAATCCACAGAGAATTAGGCCGGAAGGAAATAGAGCGGTGCGAGGCGGAGCAGCCGGAATGTCTGCCTCTTGCCCGCATGTACAGCGATATATATGAGCAGACGTATTCCGATTATACGGCTTTGTATCAATATGATGTTCTTGAAGGTTTCCGCAACCTTGAGGAAAGTGGGCATCTCGATATCATCACGACCGCCGCTACTCATGCATACCTGCCGTTATACGCCGAATTTCCTACTGCAATCTATGCCCAGGTCGAAACCGCAATCCAGTCCTACATCAGGCATTTCAAGAAGTCACCAAAGGGATTCTGGCTTCCTGAATGCGGATACGTGCCGGGATTCGAGGAATATCTCCGTCGACAGGGAATCTCATGGTTTCCCATTGCGGCTTCATCCCTTGCGCTGGCCGATACTCCTGCTTTCCGCGGCATGTTCTCCCCGGTGATGACGCCTGGCAACGTCGCGGCTTTCCCTCTCAACTATCATCTTACCAACCTTGTGTGGTCCAATGAAGAAGGATATCCTGGAGACCCGGACTACAGGGAATTCTACCGTGATATCGGTTATGACCTCCCCCTTGACTATATCCGGCCTTATATCCATGAGCCTGATGTTCGTGTGTTCACCGGGTTCAAGTATTGCGCGGTCACTGGCCATACTGATCAGAAAAAAACGTATGTTCCACAAAAAGCTCATGAGAAAGCCCAGATGCATGCTGATAATTTTCTCTATGAAATCAGGCGGACAGGACAAAATATTGATTCTCTGATAGATGTAGAGCCTTCCCATACCATTGCCTTTGATGCCGAGCTTTTCGGACACTGGTGGTTTGAGGGCGTGGATTGGCTTGAAGCTGTCATCAGAAAATCCGCCTCCTGTCCTGACATTGTGTTTGATTCCCCCATGGATGTGCTTGGTTCTTCCATGGAAGATTCACTACAAACATTGACTCCTGGTTTCTCAAGCTGGGGAACGGGAGGGTATTCTACCGTCTGGCTGAACGGGAAAAATTCATGGATGTACCGACATATCCATATGGCTATCAAGCGGATGGAGGAAATGGCAGTCAGGTTTCCTGACCAGACATCTTTGAGGCAGCGTTGTCTTAACCAGGCGGCACGGGAACTGTTGCTTGCCATGGCAAGCGACTGGCCGTTCATCATCCATAACAAGACTTCCGTCGAATATCCTGAGAAAAGGGTGAGAGAGCATCTTGAGAATTTCACAGCCGTGTATGACAACATGGCTCGCAATGCCGTGAACACGGAATGGTTAATCAAGGCTGAAGAACGCGACAATATTTTCCCGGATATGGATTACAATATATTCATACCATCCCAACAATAA
- a CDS encoding DUF4912 domain-containing protein yields MVLINIEALSTTELQYIAQQEGMNDWDSLERQNLIEALEELYETENGELSTDYNARERITRRRYINTLTDFRGNSEHVSNLPGVVALPSAYAATSIHVMLREPGWAHAYWNISPLVLEKLGDQSSTQLVFHLNVEIVDPSDRHKIESFDIEIGSEDREWNINIPNPRSWYMVRLMCRTSEGDKELCRSQVVTLVSPWWWEQDRTFIDPRTFTLNICPLITKGGTLIDNRTISDWVSALVHGAVEAGR; encoded by the coding sequence GTGGTTCTCATCAACATAGAAGCCTTGTCTACTACTGAACTGCAATACATTGCTCAACAGGAAGGCATGAACGATTGGGATTCCCTTGAGCGTCAGAACCTCATTGAGGCACTTGAGGAGCTGTATGAGACCGAAAATGGTGAACTATCCACGGACTATAATGCACGGGAGAGGATTACCCGCAGGAGATACATCAATACATTGACCGATTTCAGAGGCAACTCGGAGCATGTTTCCAATCTTCCTGGTGTCGTGGCGTTGCCATCCGCATATGCTGCTACAAGCATCCACGTGATGCTTCGCGAACCCGGATGGGCGCATGCCTACTGGAATATTTCCCCCCTTGTCCTTGAAAAACTGGGAGACCAGTCTTCAACACAACTGGTGTTCCACCTGAATGTCGAGATAGTGGATCCATCTGACAGGCATAAGATTGAGTCGTTCGATATCGAGATAGGTTCTGAAGACAGGGAATGGAACATCAACATTCCCAATCCCAGGAGCTGGTACATGGTACGTCTCATGTGCAGGACAAGTGAAGGCGACAAGGAGTTGTGCCGTTCACAAGTCGTCACCTTGGTTTCTCCATGGTGGTGGGAGCAGGATCGGACGTTTATCGATCCCCGAACCTTTACGTTGAACATCTGCCCTCTCATCACCAAGGGCGGCACATTGATTGATAACCGCACTATTTCAGACTGGGTATCTGCCTTGGTCCATGGCGCAGTGGAGGCAGGCAGATGA
- a CDS encoding DUF3536 domain-containing protein, with amino-acid sequence MDDVQTQKNTLVGNKAGVPVILHGHFYQPPRENPRTGIIPVQPSARHYSDWNERILADCYSANAFSRYLTNTGRIESITNNYSWISFNFGPTLLSWIKKQAPVVYERILAADAESTVRLGHGNAMAQAFGHSILPLDNARNRLTQIRWGLDDFSSRFKRAAEGLWLPETAINGDVIDTLVAEGVRFVILSPWQASAVETSKGTWDDLDGAPAPYGRPYIITGSTGRTLTAFFYHPGLAEGISFGHLLHDADNLYERIRKIRLDDGQSLIHTATDGEIYGHHEPYGDMALAALIRKINDRGEFFLTNYATYLDSHPAELHARLKPGEGRKGTSWSCFHGVSRWYKDCGCHTGGDDSWNQKWRTPLRTAFENNEKRLDTIFKESFMKIAGIEDPRAADDTLLRYGPVAGEEMDGKTFLDNLDATRLLDDSRRSSLAILLDGMKNLLYSYTSCGWFFNDIAGIEPRQCISYALSAISTFSRFSSGEDLLAPFLADLKPARSNEKPCLNGVEIAIQENGGISGSHEAALFFFLNTKMAKPFDRQEQYGYFRLLDCTWNGDRNATIRFVDTCRQIVFSADVEQTDEASLNLVIAVTDAWETDCGRLSLTLYDIPARLLKSVYSWISHSLATVTNNDIPSIANDIANYSLVVKNTKFQPFETLWVENIGTAILTIRSLFALSAEKSWPERKESIEQLLGFIVIRGRQAEISTVSSIFSTEIRKVAQTIMAGTLDDQITEYVLDLMRISKTHNLVPDMTSMQNAFYPYASDEKISSVGQPMMEKLRNELNFA; translated from the coding sequence ATGGACGATGTACAGACACAGAAGAACACTCTGGTTGGAAACAAAGCCGGAGTCCCGGTGATTCTCCATGGTCATTTTTATCAGCCGCCACGTGAAAACCCTCGCACAGGTATCATTCCCGTACAACCTTCTGCCCGGCATTATTCTGATTGGAATGAACGTATATTGGCAGACTGTTATTCAGCCAACGCCTTTTCCCGTTATCTGACCAACACAGGACGAATCGAAAGCATTACGAACAATTACAGTTGGATTTCCTTCAACTTCGGCCCTACCCTGCTGTCGTGGATTAAGAAACAAGCTCCTGTGGTATATGAGCGCATACTCGCCGCCGATGCCGAAAGTACAGTCAGGCTCGGACATGGCAACGCAATGGCACAAGCATTCGGACACAGCATCCTTCCCCTCGACAATGCCCGCAACAGACTGACGCAGATTCGCTGGGGGTTGGATGATTTTTCCTCACGCTTCAAACGGGCGGCGGAAGGACTTTGGCTTCCGGAGACGGCAATCAACGGAGATGTCATCGATACTCTGGTGGCTGAAGGCGTGCGTTTTGTCATTCTTTCTCCGTGGCAGGCGTCTGCGGTCGAGACAAGCAAAGGAACGTGGGACGACCTTGACGGAGCTCCGGCTCCATATGGCAGACCCTATATCATCACTGGTTCCACAGGACGCACGCTTACGGCGTTTTTCTACCATCCCGGACTGGCGGAAGGAATCAGCTTCGGTCATTTGCTCCACGATGCGGACAATCTCTATGAACGCATACGAAAAATCCGCCTGGACGATGGTCAGTCGTTGATACATACCGCGACCGATGGAGAAATCTACGGCCACCACGAACCATACGGGGACATGGCCCTTGCCGCGCTTATCCGTAAAATCAACGACCGTGGGGAGTTTTTCCTGACAAATTACGCCACGTATCTCGATTCCCATCCTGCGGAACTTCATGCCCGACTGAAACCGGGTGAAGGTCGCAAAGGGACATCATGGTCGTGTTTCCATGGAGTTTCACGCTGGTACAAGGACTGTGGCTGTCATACCGGTGGCGATGATTCCTGGAACCAGAAATGGCGCACTCCTCTGAGAACAGCATTTGAAAACAACGAGAAACGACTGGATACTATCTTCAAGGAAAGTTTCATGAAGATTGCCGGTATTGAGGATCCTCGTGCCGCGGATGATACACTGCTCCGTTACGGTCCGGTGGCAGGAGAAGAAATGGATGGAAAAACCTTCCTGGACAACCTTGATGCCACAAGACTCCTTGACGATTCCCGGCGTTCATCCCTTGCCATTCTTCTTGACGGCATGAAGAACCTTCTCTATTCCTACACAAGTTGCGGCTGGTTCTTCAATGACATCGCGGGCATTGAACCACGCCAATGCATATCCTATGCTCTCTCCGCCATTTCCACGTTCTCACGGTTCTCATCAGGAGAAGACTTGCTTGCGCCTTTCCTTGCTGATTTGAAACCAGCGCGTAGCAATGAAAAACCATGTCTCAATGGTGTTGAAATCGCCATTCAGGAAAACGGAGGCATCTCCGGTTCGCATGAAGCCGCGCTTTTCTTCTTTCTGAACACGAAAATGGCAAAACCTTTCGACCGACAGGAGCAGTATGGCTACTTCAGACTCCTTGACTGCACGTGGAATGGAGACAGGAATGCTACCATACGTTTTGTAGATACCTGCCGGCAGATCGTTTTTTCCGCAGACGTAGAACAGACTGATGAGGCATCCCTGAACCTTGTCATCGCAGTCACCGATGCGTGGGAAACTGATTGTGGCCGCCTCTCATTGACCTTGTACGATATACCTGCACGGTTGCTGAAATCCGTATATTCATGGATCTCTCATTCACTGGCTACGGTCACTAACAATGATATTCCTTCCATAGCCAATGATATCGCGAATTACTCCCTTGTAGTAAAGAACACCAAATTCCAACCTTTCGAAACCTTATGGGTAGAGAACATCGGCACTGCCATCCTGACCATCAGGAGTTTATTCGCTCTGTCCGCTGAAAAATCTTGGCCAGAACGCAAGGAAAGCATTGAACAACTTCTGGGTTTCATCGTGATTCGAGGTCGGCAGGCAGAGATTTCCACGGTTTCCTCCATCTTTTCAACCGAAATCCGCAAAGTTGCCCAAACCATCATGGCCGGAACGCTGGATGATCAAATCACAGAATATGTACTGGATCTCATGAGAATCAGCAAGACGCATAATCTGGTGCCTGACATGACATCCATGCAGAATGCTTTCTATCCATACGCGTCGGATGAAAAGATAAGTTCCGTCGGTCAGCCGATGATGGAAAAACTCAGGAATGAGTTGAACTTTGCATAG
- the recN gene encoding DNA repair protein RecN, translating into MLEHLQISNYALIEDVHIDFTSGFTVLSGETGAGKSIILGAIGLLTGEKCDATVVRTGEKEAVISAELYISDNDPVNEWLKERELETDDGILTLRRVVKDNGRNHIYIQGQTVTRQELESLGSFLFDISGQHEHQSLVSPDKQRRVLDDFGHLDDVRERYGMAYKEHERLTKELQQLEAMIAAGARETDYLSYACNEIEKAKLQEGEDDNLAAELARASHAEILHENMELAAGLLKGDAGGQGVLPALHDVVAALARSSHVDSSLQELAQRLESLRLEAEDIRETLKERMATLFFSPEELDSLQARQAEIQRLKKKYGPSLSEVLIFARNAREKLELAVSGEDKREELRARMQEQDELVQKRADELSAARGASALELGREIEFLLHLLGMKDAIFPIEVHKGNRRLSGQDDVEFLFSANKGEIPRPLKSIASGGELSRVMLALKTVLAQADSVDTLVFDEIDAGIGGAVAHAVGEQLQRLAEHRQVLVITHLATIAARAHIQFVVAKKTVGERTRTEIFPCTGEPRIQEIARMLSGEDTPISREHARLLLEESGVNPMQSSTHS; encoded by the coding sequence ATGCTTGAACATCTGCAAATAAGCAATTATGCGCTCATCGAGGATGTGCATATAGATTTCACCAGTGGTTTTACGGTGCTCTCCGGCGAAACTGGAGCAGGAAAATCCATCATTCTCGGCGCAATCGGACTACTGACTGGTGAAAAATGCGATGCCACGGTAGTCAGAACCGGCGAAAAAGAAGCTGTCATCAGCGCTGAGCTATATATCAGTGATAACGACCCTGTGAACGAATGGCTCAAGGAAAGAGAACTAGAGACCGATGACGGAATCCTCACTCTCCGGCGTGTTGTCAAAGACAATGGCCGGAACCATATCTACATACAAGGGCAGACAGTCACCCGGCAGGAACTGGAATCCCTTGGCAGTTTCCTTTTTGATATCAGCGGACAGCATGAGCACCAGTCACTGGTTTCACCGGATAAACAACGACGCGTATTGGATGACTTCGGACATTTGGACGATGTACGTGAAAGGTATGGGATGGCATACAAGGAACATGAGCGACTCACCAAGGAACTGCAACAGCTTGAAGCCATGATAGCGGCGGGAGCCCGTGAAACTGATTATCTGAGCTATGCATGCAATGAGATTGAAAAAGCGAAACTTCAGGAAGGAGAGGATGACAACCTTGCCGCCGAGCTGGCACGGGCTTCTCACGCGGAAATCCTTCATGAGAACATGGAACTTGCCGCTGGATTATTGAAAGGAGACGCAGGAGGACAAGGGGTTCTGCCTGCCTTGCATGATGTGGTGGCTGCTCTGGCACGGTCATCACATGTCGATTCCTCCTTGCAAGAACTTGCCCAGCGGCTGGAAAGTCTGAGACTGGAAGCCGAAGATATACGTGAAACGCTAAAAGAGAGGATGGCGACACTATTCTTTTCTCCTGAAGAACTGGACAGTCTTCAAGCACGGCAGGCTGAAATCCAGAGACTCAAGAAAAAATACGGGCCATCCCTCAGTGAAGTCCTGATATTTGCACGGAACGCCCGTGAAAAATTAGAACTGGCTGTAAGCGGGGAGGATAAGCGTGAAGAACTGCGTGCCCGTATGCAAGAACAGGATGAACTCGTACAGAAACGTGCCGACGAACTTTCAGCCGCTCGCGGAGCCTCTGCCTTGGAGCTGGGCAGGGAGATTGAATTTCTGCTCCATCTCTTGGGAATGAAAGATGCTATTTTCCCGATTGAGGTTCACAAAGGGAATCGCCGTCTTTCCGGACAAGATGATGTTGAATTTCTATTTTCTGCCAACAAGGGAGAGATCCCCCGTCCCCTCAAGTCAATTGCCAGCGGAGGAGAACTGTCCCGTGTCATGCTTGCGCTGAAGACGGTACTGGCTCAGGCGGACAGTGTTGACACTCTCGTTTTTGATGAAATTGACGCAGGCATCGGGGGAGCTGTCGCTCATGCTGTCGGGGAGCAGCTCCAACGTCTTGCGGAGCATCGGCAGGTACTGGTCATCACGCATCTGGCGACAATCGCTGCGCGTGCCCATATACAGTTTGTCGTGGCCAAGAAGACCGTCGGAGAACGTACCAGGACAGAAATTTTTCCCTGTACCGGAGAGCCAAGGATACAAGAAATCGCCCGCATGTTGAGCGGCGAGGACACTCCCATCTCACGGGAACATGCCCGGCTGCTTCTTGAGGAATCCGGTGTCAATCCTATGCAAAGTTCAACTCATTCCTGA
- a CDS encoding NAD(+)/NADH kinase, translating to MSSTNIAVRRIALVANTSKPAAEAIARHMTSYFLERGILIDIFTSGPGVSTDIVVRPDTDLAISLGGDGTVLYCARSLLVHQIPILAVNLGTFGYITEVAANEWQEAYEQYISRQSHISQRLMIQVSVLRKGELIWQRYGLNEAAINASGISKIVHLELLVNGTKAGLFRSDGMLICTPTGSTGYNLASGGPILDVDLSALIITPICPFTLSNRPLVIGEQAKVEVIVPHGQRTEVMLTVDGQQNCKIVENDVIVVQKAEKKALLVTSERRNFIEVIRDKLSWSGGMHA from the coding sequence ATGTCCAGCACGAATATTGCGGTACGTAGGATTGCTTTGGTCGCCAATACGTCAAAACCTGCGGCAGAAGCTATCGCGCGACACATGACATCCTATTTCCTTGAAAGAGGGATTCTCATTGATATTTTCACCAGCGGTCCCGGTGTTTCCACTGATATCGTCGTGCGTCCGGATACCGACCTTGCCATCAGCTTGGGAGGCGACGGTACTGTCTTGTACTGTGCGCGTTCCCTCCTGGTGCATCAAATTCCCATCCTTGCCGTCAACTTGGGTACATTCGGCTATATCACTGAGGTTGCTGCCAATGAATGGCAAGAGGCATATGAACAATACATCTCACGGCAAAGTCATATCTCACAACGCCTGATGATCCAAGTGTCGGTGCTACGCAAAGGAGAGCTGATCTGGCAACGCTATGGTCTTAACGAAGCAGCGATAAATGCTTCCGGAATTTCCAAGATTGTTCACCTGGAACTGTTGGTGAACGGTACAAAAGCAGGACTCTTTCGTTCCGATGGTATGCTGATTTGCACGCCTACTGGTTCCACAGGATATAATCTTGCCTCAGGAGGACCGATTCTCGATGTGGACCTGTCTGCGCTGATAATCACACCAATCTGTCCTTTTACATTGTCCAACCGCCCTCTGGTCATAGGAGAACAGGCAAAAGTGGAAGTCATTGTTCCCCATGGACAGCGGACTGAAGTCATGCTTACGGTCGATGGTCAACAGAATTGCAAGATAGTCGAGAACGATGTGATTGTTGTCCAGAAGGCGGAGAAAAAAGCCTTGCTTGTCACCAGTGAACGCAGAAACTTCATCGAAGTCATCCGAGATAAACTTTCCTGGTCCGGAGGCATGCATGCTTGA
- a CDS encoding DegT/DnrJ/EryC1/StrS family aminotransferase: MALIRFSKPTLRRSDMTAVLQTMVDEKIGPGERKKEFVRLFSTLIDQSESRGMALRSYPDALSVALQTLGAGEGSIIATSVLSPGVYARVASMLGATLVLGDIDPTTGCISLAEATRLAGEGAQILLLHEPSGTLPFEADYTTCGMKIVEDITESLGSKFEELIPGAQGDVIVCACEECNIVSTGGGAVCILAKKSKMTSFPDDILGSDLAFIEMPDMNAALGIVQIETFDLQVKRRMELYRQFKKSLMKTPHKVFGIKDIAFDANGHDFTVLLDSKPEDVAKFAAKYGISTLNPFDGCVGSAFTDRFDIFPHGIPMILRGMSFPIYPFLKSDDIETLNRVISHLP; the protein is encoded by the coding sequence ATGGCACTCATCAGATTCAGCAAACCTACTTTACGACGAAGTGATATGACTGCCGTCCTGCAAACGATGGTGGATGAGAAAATCGGTCCCGGCGAACGAAAAAAAGAATTTGTCCGGCTTTTTAGCACATTAATCGACCAGTCTGAAAGCCGCGGCATGGCTTTGCGTTCCTATCCGGATGCGTTATCCGTGGCACTGCAAACTCTCGGAGCAGGAGAGGGAAGCATCATTGCAACATCTGTCCTGTCGCCTGGAGTCTATGCACGTGTCGCTTCCATGCTGGGTGCCACGCTTGTTCTTGGTGACATCGATCCAACGACAGGGTGTATTTCCCTTGCTGAAGCAACTCGCTTGGCAGGAGAAGGAGCGCAGATACTCTTGCTCCATGAACCATCAGGTACGCTTCCCTTTGAAGCGGACTATACGACATGCGGCATGAAAATTGTCGAGGATATCACTGAGAGTTTGGGAAGCAAGTTCGAGGAACTTATTCCCGGTGCGCAGGGTGATGTCATTGTCTGTGCCTGTGAGGAATGCAACATAGTTTCGACGGGCGGAGGCGCGGTGTGTATTTTGGCGAAAAAATCAAAAATGACATCTTTTCCGGACGATATCCTGGGTTCTGACCTCGCATTCATTGAAATGCCAGATATGAATGCGGCTCTGGGAATTGTGCAGATTGAAACTTTTGATCTTCAGGTGAAGCGGCGGATGGAGCTGTACAGACAGTTCAAGAAATCATTGATGAAGACTCCTCACAAGGTTTTTGGCATCAAGGACATTGCTTTTGACGCAAATGGACATGATTTCACCGTTCTTCTTGATTCAAAGCCAGAGGATGTCGCGAAATTTGCGGCCAAATACGGTATATCGACACTTAATCCATTTGACGGGTGCGTCGGAAGTGCCTTCACTGACCGGTTCGATATATTTCCCCATGGGATTCCCATGATTCTGCGTGGCATGTCATTTCCCATTTATCCTTTTTTGAAAAGTGATGACATAGAAACCTTGAATCGTGTGATTTCCCATTTACCCTGA